In the genome of Sphingopyxis sp. YF1, the window ATCGCCCGCCGACGCCACCGAAGCGCAGATCGAAAGCCCCGGGCTCTGGTCGATGATGCGTTCGAGGATCGAGCGGACGACAAGGCTGTCGTCGACGAGCATGACGCGGACGCTGCGCACCGAGGGCATGTCATCGCCCGCGGCGGGCTGGCGGATCAGGGGCTGGGACGCTGCCACGCGCGGCCTCAGGCGACGCCGACGAGCTGCAACTTCCCTTCGAGCGTTTCGCGGTCGAACGGCTTCATCACATATTCGTCGGCCCCCGCCTCGATCGCGGTGCGGATATGGTCGATACTGTTCTCGGTGGTGCAGAAGACGACCCGCGGCCGTTCCTCATGCCCGTAGTCGAGGTCATTGAACGCGCCGAGAAACTCCATCCCGCTCATCACCGGCATGTTCCAGTCGAGCAGGATCACGTCGGGACGATTGGCGCGGCAAAAGGTCAGCGCCTCCTGTCCGTCGGCCGCCTCTTCGACCGAAAAGGCCATGCTTTCCAGTATATGACGCGCGACCTTGCGGATCACTTTGCTGTCATCGACAACCAGACAGGATTTCGACATGATTTACTCCGACCCCCGGGATGTGCCTTGCTACCGCGAAAAGCGTGTGCAGGCCGTTAACGTCAGGCGGCCCGTGCGACGGGCAAGGTGATGAAATGCGAGGGATCGACGACGAGCAGCGACGCGCCCTCATGTTCGATCATCGCGTCGGCGACGCGCGCCCAGCCCGGCAGCAGCCGGCCGGTCACGCGCGTCTCGGGCGCCTCGATGAAACAGACATCCTCGATCGCGTCGGCGAGCAGTGCATAGCCGTGCTCGGCGACGTCGACGACGATCACCCGCTGCCCCGGCGCGACCGCGACCGGCGGCAGGCCGATCACGACGTGCGGGTCGATCAGCGTGAAAACACGGCTGCGCAGCGCG includes:
- a CDS encoding response regulator, with the protein product MSKSCLVVDDSKVIRKVARHILESMAFSVEEAADGQEALTFCRANRPDVILLDWNMPVMSGMEFLGAFNDLDYGHEERPRVVFCTTENSIDHIRTAIEAGADEYVMKPFDRETLEGKLQLVGVA
- a CDS encoding chemotaxis protein CheW, which encodes MMEKLYLIARIADTRVALRSRAINSVVTVGTPVEVPAAPPHVAGLFALRSRVFTLIDPHVVIGLPPVAVAPGQRVIVVDVAEHGYALLADAIEDVCFIEAPETRVTGRLLPGWARVADAMIEHEGASLLVVDPSHFITLPVARAA